A part of Actinobaculum sp. 313 genomic DNA contains:
- a CDS encoding glycosyltransferase family 2 protein encodes MEYPSLRIVTVAFNPGSELATLAASLDAATHLPYEFVIVDNGTENGTVDDVAATYRGRVVRSGSNLGYGGAVNLGAEGFAGQWLLVVNPDVVLSPGCIDALLDETRAWPRGGAFGPLIRTPEGEVYPSARHFPRLISGAGHAVFSGVWPSNPFTAAYRANESLERTHAVDWLSGAFLLMRMAAFEQVGGFDTSYFMFFEDTQLGEDLKAAGWQSIYVPGVEVMHEQGASWRERPANMIRAHHRSAAHYIDGVYHAPYQAPLRWALRLGLRMREVAQVRGARRGRPSR; translated from the coding sequence GTGGAATACCCGTCCCTGCGAATTGTGACAGTTGCCTTCAACCCGGGTAGTGAACTCGCGACACTTGCGGCCTCGCTCGATGCGGCGACTCACCTGCCTTATGAGTTCGTCATCGTTGACAACGGCACGGAGAACGGCACCGTTGACGATGTCGCAGCCACTTACCGCGGTCGCGTTGTGCGCTCGGGTTCTAATCTGGGTTATGGCGGAGCGGTCAATCTCGGTGCTGAAGGTTTTGCGGGGCAATGGCTCTTGGTGGTCAACCCCGATGTTGTGCTTAGCCCGGGCTGCATTGATGCGTTGCTGGACGAAACGCGGGCGTGGCCCCGGGGTGGCGCGTTCGGGCCATTGATTCGCACGCCAGAGGGCGAAGTGTACCCCTCCGCGCGGCATTTCCCACGCCTGATTTCCGGGGCTGGGCATGCTGTTTTCAGTGGAGTTTGGCCGTCCAACCCATTCACTGCCGCCTATCGTGCCAATGAGTCGCTGGAGCGTACGCACGCGGTGGACTGGCTCTCCGGTGCGTTTTTGCTCATGCGGATGGCCGCATTTGAACAGGTTGGCGGATTCGACACCTCGTATTTCATGTTCTTTGAGGACACACAGCTGGGCGAGGATCTTAAGGCGGCGGGCTGGCAAAGCATCTACGTGCCCGGGGTGGAGGTCATGCATGAACAGGGGGCGAGTTGGAGGGAACGACCGGCGAATATGATCCGTGCACATCACCGCTCTGCCGCTCACTACATTGATGGCGTCTACCATGCGCCGTACCAAGCTCCCCTGCGCTGGGCTTTACGCCTTGGTTTGCGTATGCGTGAGGTTGCGCAGGTCCGTGGTGCTCGGAGGGGGCGACCGAGCCGGTAG
- a CDS encoding N-acetylmuramoyl-L-alanine amidase codes for MNTSRTAAAASALSLLLGSFIALPAATGDDAKLGGIAIELVTSSGVETDVARSGFDGDGATEVVKTTSHVAQTDETVDPFTDETATDPSSNDSEVESGTGTSGDDTTDGDGDSATTPAEPQTDADETDVDEPDQSELEEEYALFTDPIAIDAPFAVAGLTWDSGDLPIGSAVEVRTLDGAVWSDWYVLPSEDSADGRPGTEYYISGASTGIQVRISRGDGDLPAGLRIDIAYDADGDLVAEDGTETTDVLPAADTLTDEAVNAEEASLISSSTTADATADEEDVQLASVVQPASAAPAGSYAAARGASATTTNAAHLLNGVLPMANSVNIKSRSAWGADESVMTWTPQYAAFQGVIVHHTAGSNNYTQAQVPSVIKGIYRYHAVTRGWGDIGYNVLIDKYGGRWEGRSGTLSAPASKMVIGAHAVPRNSGTMGVSVMGLYTEINPSTTVIDALVDVIAWKFVAAGVDPNSTSPLTVPASNNSPLVGGTPLPRISGHKDVANTACPGNIYNYFGTIRSQVSTKYKAAKSGTATTPTTPAVTPGCPTSSTGKVLCLGNGWNTTFNSVFQYGVAGDEVYVGDWNGNGQDTPVVRRGATYYFRNSLSMGSADKVITYGKANDAVVFGDWNGDGIDTPAVRRGNAYYIRTTLSSGPANRVITFGRADDDVLVGDWNGDGKDTLAVHRGNAFYLSNTLATGKAERIVAYGTVGDKAYAGKFNGQRGDSLAVRRGTTLYVTNTLKGGQADRTFSYGTASEKIVVGDWNRNGTQTFGIVH; via the coding sequence ATGAACACATCCCGAACGGCTGCAGCAGCAAGTGCGTTATCGCTACTTCTCGGATCGTTTATCGCCTTGCCTGCTGCCACCGGAGATGATGCCAAACTAGGCGGTATCGCCATTGAACTTGTGACGAGTAGCGGCGTTGAAACAGATGTCGCACGCTCCGGTTTCGATGGCGATGGCGCAACAGAGGTTGTGAAGACGACGTCGCACGTGGCGCAAACCGACGAAACGGTCGATCCTTTCACAGATGAGACCGCAACGGATCCAAGCAGCAACGACTCGGAGGTAGAGTCCGGCACCGGAACATCCGGTGACGATACGACCGATGGCGACGGCGATTCCGCCACCACTCCGGCGGAGCCGCAGACGGATGCCGATGAAACGGATGTTGACGAACCCGACCAGTCCGAGTTGGAGGAGGAGTACGCGCTTTTCACCGATCCGATTGCTATTGACGCGCCCTTCGCCGTCGCCGGCCTCACCTGGGATTCTGGCGATCTGCCCATCGGCTCCGCCGTCGAGGTGCGAACGCTGGACGGTGCGGTGTGGTCCGACTGGTATGTGCTGCCCAGCGAAGACTCCGCAGACGGCCGACCCGGAACGGAATACTACATCTCGGGTGCTTCGACCGGTATCCAGGTACGAATCAGCAGGGGAGATGGTGATCTCCCGGCGGGGCTCCGCATTGATATTGCGTATGATGCCGACGGCGACCTCGTGGCCGAGGATGGAACCGAAACCACGGACGTGCTACCCGCTGCCGATACTCTGACCGACGAAGCTGTGAATGCGGAAGAGGCCAGTCTGATCAGTTCCAGTACCACGGCTGATGCAACGGCCGACGAGGAGGACGTGCAGCTGGCAAGCGTCGTGCAGCCAGCCTCCGCAGCCCCGGCGGGCAGCTACGCGGCCGCGCGGGGAGCCTCTGCCACCACCACAAACGCGGCCCACCTGCTCAACGGGGTGCTGCCGATGGCCAACAGTGTGAATATCAAGTCGCGTTCGGCGTGGGGAGCGGATGAGAGTGTCATGACATGGACACCGCAATACGCCGCCTTCCAGGGTGTTATCGTGCACCACACCGCCGGTTCGAATAACTACACGCAAGCACAGGTTCCTTCCGTAATCAAGGGGATTTATCGCTACCATGCGGTAACCCGCGGGTGGGGCGACATCGGCTACAACGTGTTGATCGATAAGTATGGCGGTCGCTGGGAGGGCCGATCCGGAACGCTCTCGGCACCGGCATCCAAGATGGTGATCGGAGCGCATGCGGTTCCGCGCAACAGCGGCACAATGGGAGTTTCCGTCATGGGGCTCTACACGGAGATCAATCCGTCGACGACGGTTATCGATGCCTTGGTTGATGTGATCGCGTGGAAGTTTGTCGCCGCCGGGGTTGACCCCAACTCGACAAGTCCCTTGACCGTTCCGGCAAGCAACAATTCGCCACTGGTTGGAGGAACGCCACTGCCGCGCATCTCCGGACACAAGGACGTAGCGAACACCGCGTGCCCGGGCAATATCTACAACTACTTCGGTACGATCCGCTCGCAGGTCTCTACGAAGTACAAGGCAGCTAAGTCCGGCACCGCAACGACTCCGACGACGCCCGCAGTGACACCGGGCTGCCCGACCTCATCTACTGGGAAGGTGCTCTGCCTCGGCAATGGCTGGAACACCACATTCAACTCCGTCTTCCAGTACGGTGTTGCTGGTGACGAGGTCTATGTCGGTGACTGGAACGGCAACGGACAGGACACCCCTGTTGTGCGACGTGGTGCAACCTACTATTTCCGCAACTCCCTCTCCATGGGATCCGCCGACAAGGTGATCACCTACGGAAAGGCTAACGACGCCGTAGTCTTTGGCGACTGGAACGGCGATGGCATAGACACTCCTGCGGTGCGCCGCGGAAACGCGTATTACATTCGCACCACCCTGAGCAGCGGGCCGGCGAATCGGGTGATCACTTTCGGTAGGGCCGACGACGACGTGCTTGTGGGTGACTGGAATGGTGACGGAAAGGACACTCTGGCCGTGCACCGAGGAAACGCCTTCTACCTCAGTAATACTCTTGCTACAGGAAAGGCAGAGCGTATAGTCGCCTATGGAACCGTGGGAGACAAAGCCTATGCCGGGAAATTCAATGGACAGCGAGGTGACTCGCTGGCGGTACGACGCGGGACCACGCTCTACGTGACGAATACTCTGAAGGGCGGTCAAGCAGACCGAACGTTCTCGTATGGAACCGCATCGGAGAAAATTGTGGTAGGCGATTGGAACCGGAACGGAACCCAGACTTTCGGCATCGTGCATTAG
- the rfbB gene encoding dTDP-glucose 4,6-dehydratase, which yields MRVLVTGGAGFIGANFVHSTIENHPDAEVTVLDKLTYAGNPDSIAGLERVQLVVGDIADADTVDPLVKDADVVVNFAAESHNDNSLNDPSPFIRTNIEGTFQILEAVRRHGTRLHHISTDEVYGDLAIDEPRKFAPGDPYKPSSPYSSSKGASDLLVRAWVRSFGVPATISNCSNNYGPYQHIEKFIPRTVTNLIDGVRPRVYGTGEQVRDWIHVLDHNSAVWEIINKGRIGETYLIGANGEKNNLEVTKMILAEFGRDPDDFDHVNDRPGHDQRYAIDNSKLVEETGWQPSFQDFAVGLHATVEWYKANEAWWRPQKEAVEAKYAKQGQ from the coding sequence ATGCGAGTCCTTGTGACCGGAGGCGCTGGATTCATCGGCGCCAACTTTGTGCATTCCACCATCGAGAATCACCCGGATGCCGAGGTGACTGTGCTCGACAAGTTAACCTACGCCGGTAACCCGGACTCCATTGCCGGATTGGAGCGGGTACAACTCGTTGTTGGCGATATCGCGGACGCAGACACGGTGGATCCGCTAGTCAAAGACGCCGACGTCGTCGTCAACTTCGCCGCCGAATCCCATAACGACAACTCGCTCAACGACCCCTCCCCCTTCATTCGCACCAATATCGAGGGAACCTTCCAGATTCTGGAAGCGGTACGGCGGCACGGAACTCGCTTGCACCATATTTCGACCGACGAGGTCTATGGCGACCTGGCAATCGATGAGCCGCGCAAGTTTGCGCCGGGCGACCCCTATAAGCCGTCCTCGCCGTATTCGTCATCCAAGGGAGCCTCAGATCTGCTGGTGCGCGCCTGGGTGCGCTCCTTCGGCGTGCCGGCCACCATTTCCAACTGCTCCAACAACTATGGCCCCTACCAGCACATCGAGAAGTTCATTCCACGCACCGTCACGAATCTCATTGACGGAGTGCGCCCCAGGGTCTACGGCACCGGAGAGCAGGTGCGCGACTGGATTCACGTGCTCGACCACAACTCCGCCGTGTGGGAGATCATCAACAAGGGGCGTATTGGCGAAACCTATCTGATCGGTGCGAACGGCGAGAAGAACAACCTTGAGGTCACCAAAATGATCCTCGCCGAGTTCGGACGCGACCCCGATGACTTCGACCATGTCAATGACAGGCCCGGCCATGATCAGCGCTACGCCATCGATAACTCGAAGCTGGTGGAGGAAACCGGGTGGCAACCGTCCTTCCAGGACTTCGCCGTCGGCCTGCACGCCACCGTCGAGTGGTACAAGGCCAACGAGGCGTGGTGGCGCCCGCAGAAAGAGGCAGTGGAGGCCAAGTACGCCAAGCAGGGGCAGTAG
- a CDS encoding UDP-glucose/GDP-mannose dehydrogenase family protein: protein MKICVIGCGYLGAVHAASMAELGHDVVGIDVDEAKIALLSAGQSPFVEPGFDEILARNVDSGRLTFSTDYAATADCELYFIGVGTPQRRDSHGADLTYVHAAIDGLLPYLREGDVVVGKSTVPVGTAAELASAVEAKGACLVWNPEFLREGFAVKDTLEPDRIVYGLPDDPQLAARGQTALDTCYAKILADGTTPRLVMDYQTAELVKVSANSFLATKISFINAMAQACDAVGADVGKLAEAIGLDDRIGKKFLRAGIGFGGGCLPKDIRAFHARAAELGLNETFNFLTEVELINESQCGRAVDTLNEMTGGLEGKRVAVLGAAFKPNSDDLRHSPARTIARLLEERGADVVVTDPGAGPILAAQGDIDVAADATTAITGADAVLLATEWKEFSELDPQALAPLARGKVVLDGRNALDAQKWKDAGWSYRGIGRR from the coding sequence ATGAAGATTTGCGTAATCGGCTGTGGTTACCTCGGCGCGGTCCACGCGGCCTCTATGGCGGAGCTTGGGCACGATGTCGTTGGTATCGATGTGGACGAGGCAAAGATTGCCCTTCTTTCCGCTGGCCAGTCTCCTTTCGTTGAACCTGGATTCGACGAGATCCTAGCCCGCAATGTTGATTCTGGCCGCCTGACCTTCAGTACGGACTACGCGGCGACCGCTGACTGCGAACTGTACTTCATCGGCGTGGGAACTCCGCAACGTCGCGATTCTCATGGCGCTGACCTGACGTACGTGCATGCCGCTATTGACGGACTCCTCCCCTATCTGCGCGAGGGCGACGTTGTTGTGGGCAAATCCACCGTCCCCGTGGGAACGGCTGCCGAGTTGGCATCGGCCGTTGAAGCCAAGGGCGCGTGTCTGGTGTGGAACCCGGAGTTCCTGCGCGAAGGTTTTGCGGTGAAAGACACACTGGAGCCGGACCGTATCGTCTACGGCCTGCCGGATGATCCACAACTCGCCGCACGCGGCCAAACCGCTCTAGACACGTGTTACGCAAAGATCCTGGCCGACGGAACGACACCGCGCCTAGTCATGGACTATCAGACGGCAGAACTCGTGAAGGTCTCAGCGAACTCCTTCCTCGCCACGAAGATCTCCTTCATCAACGCGATGGCGCAGGCCTGCGACGCCGTCGGCGCCGATGTTGGCAAACTGGCCGAGGCCATTGGTCTTGATGACCGTATCGGTAAGAAGTTCTTACGCGCAGGTATCGGTTTCGGCGGCGGATGCCTCCCGAAAGATATCCGCGCCTTTCATGCCCGGGCCGCGGAGTTGGGGCTGAATGAGACCTTCAACTTCCTCACCGAGGTGGAACTCATCAACGAGTCGCAGTGCGGTCGCGCAGTCGACACCCTCAATGAGATGACCGGCGGCCTCGAAGGAAAACGGGTGGCGGTTCTTGGAGCGGCGTTCAAGCCGAACTCCGACGATCTCCGGCACTCTCCGGCGCGCACGATTGCCCGTCTGCTCGAGGAACGCGGCGCCGACGTCGTCGTCACCGATCCCGGTGCCGGTCCGATCCTTGCCGCGCAGGGTGATATTGATGTGGCTGCCGACGCCACGACCGCAATCACGGGTGCTGATGCCGTGCTCCTCGCCACCGAGTGGAAGGAGTTCAGCGAGCTCGACCCGCAGGCGTTGGCACCGTTGGCGCGCGGAAAGGTCGTGTTGGACGGCCGCAATGCGCTTGATGCCCAGAAGTGGAAGGATGCCGGCTGGAGCTACCGCGGAATCGGCCGCCGCTAG
- a CDS encoding 6-pyruvoyl-tetrahydropterin synthase-related protein, producing the protein MNPALKRRLCLGAFWTAVAVFLWIRLGESLVGATVFGAYDMLDLYAPWNSMPTAGDEYLNNIYVTDLIDSSIPAIAEIQTGLDAGEIPQWSNMVAGGQPLLSGPNLGLAAPGRWAWLVLPITVAPAWAKLFEIAFGMAFAFLFFRRLKLSVFAACVGAFIVPMTGFTIAWTGWAQSSVAIIIPMLFWAVERYMAERRWRDIVPVALAVGLLMLGGFPAVAGHTLYVCGIYAIVRVIGTRTQAGWRPPLTDLVRLAIGVVLGVALSAIQLLPFVELTLRGGDLSYRDGMSQSSDTIVSWFTMVLPRSFSDHEAAFQDYASYVGAIALLLAALGLAAALRRRIPRGISALFLGVIGFAVLLTVGQGTWIDIVQKLPVFGGNPPGRFRAQLAIPFGAFAAMGIDWLRNDPGESDWAKPDRLKPGFSRSTLAIASGASLFLAFPMAYVHVNRYAADLRTVWYIDDLRWAYCGLLAALVLICCALLVRHLRTIAVVLLGVGVVVQALAPTAFFWPIADRNEVYPDSEALDYLSRVVGHNQAGTAGLAARPNVATVYGVRLANGHSFATPAWKEVLTASDPTAYINGGTYSFLSPALTPLIDNPGLDRLGVTHIIASSAEDTLGAFGFPNAMVGDRDEGEIPVRTPSPHTLQAEISAKDLVGVGTYVNSDGMFSASATVTNSEGEVLAHNTISRASTSGTVPLDIPLLLNRTVENSEILTVEVTLTATAPGTTVMLDTDNASPRRLWGIRRNNSFYPVYVGENAVVYERANALDRFRFASDYDVISDASDRVAAVAQSPVDANSVILSEHPKQTPATKSTGSVNVEVDTGDLLSFSVTSSGGGWLVVEQSVLGRFSATVDGNEAELIEADHAGGAVFVPAGTHKVVLFYDLPSERIGAYVTVSAAIALLILWFLPVVLSRRRSRRISGDAPTSSADNAADIPRPEGTDLHASATARSASSNAKYR; encoded by the coding sequence ATGAATCCTGCGCTCAAACGCCGCCTCTGCCTCGGTGCATTCTGGACCGCTGTCGCCGTGTTTCTGTGGATACGCCTGGGTGAGAGTCTCGTAGGAGCCACGGTTTTCGGCGCATATGACATGCTCGACCTCTACGCTCCCTGGAATTCAATGCCCACCGCCGGCGACGAATACCTCAACAACATCTACGTGACCGATCTCATCGACTCTTCTATCCCGGCAATTGCCGAAATCCAAACGGGCCTCGACGCCGGAGAGATCCCACAATGGTCCAACATGGTCGCTGGCGGGCAACCTTTGCTCAGTGGCCCGAACCTGGGGCTTGCGGCTCCTGGTCGGTGGGCATGGCTGGTGCTACCGATCACAGTTGCGCCGGCGTGGGCGAAACTTTTCGAGATCGCCTTCGGAATGGCGTTCGCGTTCCTCTTTTTCCGTCGGTTGAAGCTCTCCGTCTTCGCCGCCTGTGTTGGCGCCTTCATCGTTCCAATGACAGGTTTCACAATTGCATGGACCGGTTGGGCACAGAGCTCAGTGGCGATCATCATTCCCATGCTCTTCTGGGCGGTCGAACGCTACATGGCCGAGCGCCGCTGGAGAGACATCGTCCCCGTAGCCCTGGCGGTCGGGTTGCTCATGCTCGGAGGATTTCCCGCGGTGGCCGGGCACACGTTATATGTATGTGGGATTTACGCAATCGTCCGGGTCATCGGCACTCGCACGCAGGCGGGCTGGAGGCCACCGCTGACCGACCTTGTCAGACTGGCCATCGGCGTGGTGCTCGGTGTGGCCCTTTCCGCAATACAACTACTGCCCTTCGTCGAACTCACATTACGAGGCGGGGATCTTTCATACCGCGATGGCATGTCGCAGTCTTCGGACACCATTGTCAGTTGGTTCACGATGGTACTTCCCCGCTCTTTCTCCGACCACGAGGCCGCGTTCCAAGACTACGCATCGTATGTCGGGGCCATTGCGCTGCTGCTCGCCGCGCTCGGACTCGCTGCCGCACTACGGCGCCGGATCCCTCGAGGGATCAGTGCCTTGTTCCTCGGTGTGATCGGTTTTGCCGTACTGCTCACCGTCGGCCAGGGAACCTGGATTGACATCGTACAAAAACTGCCAGTCTTCGGTGGCAATCCACCCGGTCGGTTCCGCGCCCAACTCGCCATTCCCTTCGGAGCATTCGCGGCGATGGGGATCGACTGGTTGCGAAACGATCCCGGCGAATCCGACTGGGCGAAACCCGACCGGCTGAAACCCGGATTCTCACGGTCAACACTTGCCATTGCGAGCGGCGCATCCCTATTTCTTGCTTTCCCCATGGCGTACGTCCACGTCAACCGGTACGCAGCAGATCTACGCACCGTCTGGTACATCGATGATCTTCGTTGGGCCTACTGCGGGTTGTTGGCAGCGTTGGTGCTGATCTGTTGTGCGCTTCTTGTCCGGCACCTGCGAACCATTGCCGTTGTACTGCTTGGCGTTGGCGTCGTTGTTCAAGCTCTGGCGCCTACGGCGTTTTTCTGGCCGATTGCCGACAGAAATGAGGTCTATCCGGACTCGGAGGCACTCGACTATCTCAGCCGAGTTGTTGGCCACAATCAGGCGGGGACCGCAGGGCTCGCGGCAAGGCCGAATGTCGCCACGGTTTACGGCGTGCGTCTTGCTAACGGCCACTCTTTCGCAACTCCGGCTTGGAAGGAAGTCCTTACAGCTAGCGACCCCACCGCCTATATCAATGGTGGAACCTACTCCTTCCTCAGTCCGGCGCTGACACCGCTTATTGATAATCCTGGACTTGATCGCCTCGGCGTCACACATATCATCGCCAGTTCGGCTGAAGACACACTGGGAGCCTTTGGCTTCCCCAATGCCATGGTCGGCGACCGTGACGAGGGCGAGATCCCTGTCCGGACGCCATCTCCACACACTCTACAGGCGGAAATCAGCGCAAAAGACCTCGTAGGCGTCGGCACTTACGTGAATTCCGACGGTATGTTCTCCGCTTCTGCTACCGTCACTAACTCCGAGGGAGAGGTTCTGGCACACAACACTATCAGTCGCGCGTCTACCTCCGGGACCGTTCCTCTAGACATTCCTCTACTTCTCAATAGGACAGTTGAGAACTCGGAGATCTTGACCGTTGAGGTCACGTTAACCGCCACAGCTCCAGGCACCACCGTGATGCTCGATACAGACAACGCGAGTCCCCGCCGATTGTGGGGAATACGGAGAAACAACTCGTTCTATCCGGTTTATGTGGGAGAAAATGCCGTCGTTTACGAGCGTGCAAATGCCTTGGACCGATTCCGTTTTGCCTCCGACTACGACGTCATCTCCGATGCATCTGATCGCGTCGCGGCAGTGGCTCAAAGCCCTGTTGACGCGAATTCGGTGATTCTTTCCGAACATCCTAAGCAGACTCCCGCGACGAAATCCACCGGCAGCGTCAACGTCGAAGTCGACACGGGCGATCTTTTGTCTTTCTCCGTCACCTCCAGTGGCGGCGGCTGGCTCGTTGTTGAGCAGAGCGTTTTGGGGCGTTTCTCAGCCACGGTGGATGGCAATGAGGCCGAGCTTATCGAAGCGGACCACGCCGGTGGCGCCGTTTTTGTTCCTGCGGGAACCCACAAAGTCGTCCTTTTCTATGACCTTCCATCGGAGAGAATCGGCGCATATGTCACCGTATCCGCTGCAATTGCGCTTCTGATCCTGTGGTTCCTGCCTGTGGTGCTTAGCAGGCGACGTTCACGGCGAATATCAGGTGACGCTCCAACGAGCAGCGCCGACAACGCGGCAGATATACCTCGTCCGGAAGGCACTGACCTGCATGCTTCGGCGACGGCGCGGTCCGCTTCCTCAAACGCGAAGTACCGATAG
- a CDS encoding glycosyltransferase family 2 protein, translating into MKVFVQIPCLNEEKTLPLVLESIPETIPGVDELEILVIDDGSTDRTIEVAQSFGVKHIVRHARNQGLARSFRDGVDYALAHGADIVVNTDGDNQYPQERIPDLVAPLIAGEADVAIADRQTAKISHFSPFKKMMQAFGSKIVNIAAGTHLPDAASGFRAYSREALYRLNIITKFSYCMETIIQAGNKRLRIASVPVTTNAKTRESRLFNNIFQHMAKSASAIIKSFLMFKPHIPLGWLAVITGVLGIVPFVRFLVYAIQGESGGHVQSLIFGSAMLVASLLSLALIVIADLQKTNRVLIEDALERVKRVQYAESRSVARPGPEASDDDETSERQSDND; encoded by the coding sequence ATGAAGGTATTCGTACAGATCCCGTGCCTTAACGAGGAGAAGACACTTCCCTTGGTGCTGGAGTCGATTCCGGAGACGATTCCGGGCGTCGATGAGTTGGAGATTCTCGTGATTGATGACGGCTCCACGGATCGCACAATCGAGGTGGCGCAGTCCTTCGGGGTGAAACACATCGTTAGGCATGCTCGGAACCAGGGCCTGGCCCGTTCTTTCCGCGATGGAGTTGACTACGCACTTGCCCACGGTGCCGACATTGTGGTCAATACGGACGGCGACAACCAATACCCACAGGAACGTATTCCGGATCTAGTTGCTCCATTGATCGCGGGCGAGGCTGATGTGGCAATCGCTGATCGGCAGACTGCGAAGATCTCTCATTTCTCGCCCTTTAAGAAGATGATGCAGGCGTTTGGCTCGAAGATCGTGAATATCGCCGCTGGCACACACCTGCCCGACGCAGCTTCTGGTTTCCGGGCCTATTCGCGTGAGGCACTGTATCGCCTCAATATCATCACCAAGTTCTCCTACTGTATGGAGACGATCATCCAGGCTGGGAACAAGCGGTTGCGGATAGCGTCGGTACCGGTGACGACCAACGCGAAGACGCGAGAGTCACGCCTGTTCAACAACATCTTCCAGCACATGGCGAAATCAGCGAGCGCTATCATCAAATCTTTCCTGATGTTCAAACCGCACATCCCGCTTGGTTGGCTCGCGGTAATTACGGGAGTGCTAGGGATTGTTCCTTTTGTGCGTTTCTTGGTGTATGCAATTCAGGGCGAAAGTGGTGGTCACGTCCAGTCGCTTATCTTCGGCTCGGCGATGTTGGTGGCTAGCCTGCTCTCTCTCGCGTTGATCGTTATTGCCGACCTCCAGAAGACAAACCGTGTTCTGATTGAAGATGCACTCGAACGAGTGAAAAGAGTCCAATACGCGGAATCTCGGTCTGTTGCGCGACCGGGACCGGAGGCAAGCGACGACGACGAAACATCAGAGCGCCAATCCGATAACGACTAG
- a CDS encoding glycosyltransferase produces the protein MAALQRPAATLHFGGTLARQWVGLIRDAARFRGGNRPDAVIVGYLGHFDVLLARMLFPRARIILDQLVFAADTAQDRGLLGPGPFSLVKNMLLHGIDRAASATADVVVVDTRESLGLLADKQRAKSVVVPVGAQDMWFDAAASPDENGVRPPDGTVSPEATLPSGALSVVFYGLFTPLQGTPTIAKALRNLEARGIDLSVTLIGTGQDSDRVRDLLPEGEHVTVTWHDWIDAQELPRVVAAHDVCLGIFGTTPKALRVVPNKAFQGLAAGCALITSDTQAQREVLGRAPVYVEPGDALALADAIESLTDHKRLKEARVAALRKREMFRPGAVVGPLAMVLGDPKK, from the coding sequence GTGGCAGCTTTGCAAAGGCCTGCTGCCACATTGCATTTCGGCGGAACACTTGCGCGGCAGTGGGTGGGCCTCATCCGTGATGCGGCGCGTTTCCGCGGCGGCAACCGACCGGACGCCGTCATCGTGGGGTATCTGGGGCATTTTGATGTACTGCTGGCACGAATGCTGTTTCCTCGCGCGCGGATCATCCTCGATCAACTCGTTTTTGCTGCGGATACCGCTCAGGATCGCGGACTGCTCGGTCCTGGTCCCTTCAGCCTAGTGAAGAACATGCTGTTACACGGAATTGACCGCGCGGCATCGGCAACGGCCGATGTAGTCGTGGTTGACACGCGGGAGAGTCTTGGCCTACTGGCCGATAAGCAGCGTGCCAAGAGTGTTGTTGTTCCTGTTGGCGCCCAGGACATGTGGTTTGATGCTGCTGCCTCCCCCGACGAGAACGGCGTGCGTCCCCCCGATGGCACAGTGAGTCCGGAAGCCACGCTTCCTTCCGGGGCGCTTTCGGTCGTCTTTTATGGTCTTTTTACCCCGCTGCAGGGCACCCCTACCATCGCGAAGGCACTGCGCAACCTGGAGGCCCGCGGGATCGACCTCAGCGTCACTCTCATTGGAACTGGTCAGGATTCTGATCGCGTGCGGGACCTGTTGCCGGAAGGCGAGCACGTCACCGTTACGTGGCACGATTGGATTGATGCGCAGGAACTTCCGCGTGTTGTTGCGGCACACGATGTGTGCCTGGGGATCTTCGGAACGACGCCCAAGGCGTTGCGGGTCGTTCCGAACAAGGCGTTCCAGGGTCTGGCGGCGGGTTGTGCCCTCATCACCTCGGATACTCAGGCACAACGAGAGGTGTTAGGGCGGGCCCCTGTGTACGTTGAGCCTGGTGATGCGCTGGCTCTAGCAGATGCCATCGAGAGCCTCACCGATCACAAGCGATTGAAGGAGGCGCGCGTGGCCGCGCTCAGGAAGCGCGAGATGTTCCGCCCGGGCGCGGTTGTCGGTCCGCTTGCAATGGTGTTGGGAGATCCAAAGAAATGA